One region of Gigantopelta aegis isolate Gae_Host chromosome 7, Gae_host_genome, whole genome shotgun sequence genomic DNA includes:
- the LOC121377308 gene encoding P2X purinoceptor 7-like gives MNVRSQNILPYQFEPLVNEERHIFINNSDTEEETDSESEGGDTDGARPIPDGRFGDLGWCDCGNCALMATVEECLCCMEVPAARYKADMADVECVSQHEGFIVNCLNMHVLELAMLDYVRMDGPLDDNDPIHEYVAYRRFARWIGQRNRRVLPACVVVKIRDSFPSEIYTGFQYARP, from the exons atgaatgttcgttcgcaaaacattttgccataTCAGTTTGAGCCGTtggtaaatgaagaaagacacatatttattaacaaCAGTGATACGGAAGAagaaacggatagcgagtcggagggtggagacaCCGATGGTGCCAGGCCCATACCAGACGGCAGATTTGGCGATCTTGGCTG GTGTGACTGTGGTAATTGTGCCTTGATGGCCACTGTAGAAGAATGCCTATGTTGTATGGAGGTGCCAGCAGCTAGATACAAGGCCGACATGGCAGATGTTGAGTGTGTGTCACAGCACGAGGGATTTATTGTAAACTGCCTCAACATGCATGTCTTGGAGTTGGCCATGTTGGACTATGTTCGTATGGACGGACCACTCGATGACAATGATCCCATTCACGA ATATGTTGCTTATAGACGATTTGCGAGATGGATTGGTCAAAGAAATCGCCGTGTGCTTCCTGCATGTGTTGTTGTGAAGATTAGAGACAGTTTCCCATCAGAAATCTACACCGGCTTTCAATATGCTagaccataa
- the LOC121377305 gene encoding mucin-19-like, with protein sequence MKIIFILSSLLVCLVRINCIIVDDAESEPPRNDSTLGMVQTIWGQRSADEDGETSDDNEDIPVTNLMTSGNNNSPQSNVVPPISTVESSSTPSSSTEPSSTTAQPTSTSAEPPSTSAEPPSTSTEPPSTSAEPSSTSAEPPSTSSEPPSTSAEPPSTSAEPPSTSAEPSSTSAAPASTSAEPSSTSAEPPSTSAEPPSTSAEPSSTSAEPPSTSAEPSSTSAAPASTSAEPPSTSAEPPNTSVEPPSSSAEPSTTTTAEPLKLKTEKPQNVQDTASVPSKHDPTLGHIKTVWGQRRDDNETENASGNSSGLPSNASQTSIDNIGGNDVTTINSTDNNGVLGNSSNNSGGNGVTAINSTDSVPSNSSEKSDGKNITSGSTSTSTGEPVGPIGGPIGKWLTTFPDNCIGSRNCMIEKIIAAVRKLKERSGNSQSGNTIGQFLSSFRGTKGLKRLLRGKGKLDLGRILRLVIVRGEMGQSAVGGQPSGTGNPNSKPASKVKPQSESVEEKESEENESGEVDENTGGMGNGPAWGRRGMAAGIGNFMGRGQNNRRKGGSRKMKDKKGSSFSGRLRSIFANFGSRISSLRRSGGLFSGLFRRQNQNRKQSSNVFRMRGNDNAISGPNRFAVRNPNKSQRKRMFSGLFRNFFNRRGSGEVDD encoded by the exons ATGAAGATCATTTTTATTCTCAGCTCTTTGCTGGTTTGTTTAGTACGTATCAACTGCATAATCGTAGATG acgCAGAATCAGAACCCCCAAGAAATGACTCAACTCTGGGCATGGTCCAGACTATATGGGGACAGAGAAGCGCAGATGAAGATGGTGAAACATCTGATGACAATGAAGACATCCCAGTGACAAATCTCATGACATCTGGAAACAACAACAGTCCTCAAAGTAATGTAGTGCCACCCATTTCGACTGTAGAATCATCAAGCACACCAAGCAGTTCTACAGAGCCATCGAGCACGACAGCACAACCAACAAGCACCTCGGCAGAACCACCAAGCACTTCGGCAGAACCACCAAGCACCTCGACTGAACCACCAAGCACCTCGGCTGAACCATCAAGCACCTCGGCAGAACCACCAAGCACCTCATCGGAACCACCAAGCACCTCGGCAGAACCACCAAGCACCTCGGCTGAACCACCAAGCACCTCGGCTGAACCATCAAGTACTTCGGCAGCACCAGCGAGCACCTCAGCTGAACCGTCAAGCACCTCGGCTGAACCACCAAGCACGTCGGCTGAACCACCAAGCACCTCGGCTGAACCATCAAGCACCTCAGCTGAACCACCAAGCACCTCAGCTGAACCATCAAGTACTTCGGCAGCACCAGCGAGCACCTCAGCTGAACCGCCAAGCACCTCGGCTGAACCGCCAAACACGTCGGTTGAACCACCAAGTAGTTCGGCAGAACCATCAACCACCACTACGGCGGAGCCATTAAAGTTGAAGACGGAGAAACCTCAGAATGTGCAAGATACAGCATCAGTGCCTTCGAAACACGATCCAACGCTGGGCCACATTAAAACAGTATGGGGACAAAGGCGTGACGACAATGAAACAGAAAATGCTTCTGGAAATAGCAGTGGTCTTCCTAGCAATGCTAGCCAGACTTCCATTGACAATATTGGCGGAAATGATGTCACTACCATCAACAGCACAGACAACAATGGTGTTCTAGGCAATTCTAGCAACAATTCTGGCGGTAATGGGGTCACTGCCATCAACAGCACTGACAGTGTTCCAAGCAATTCTAGTGAGAAGTCTGATGGCAAAAACATCACTTCTGGTTCCACTTCTACTAGTACAGGCGAACCCGTAGGTCCAATTGGCGGTCCTATAGGAAAATGGCTCACGACGTTTCCAGACAATTGCATTGGTAGTCGCAACTGCATGATCGAGAAGATTATAGCCGCAGTGAGAAAGCTGAAAGAGAGAAGCGGCAACAGTCAGTCAGGGAACACCATCGGACAATTTTTGTCCAGTTTTCGAGGAACGAAAGGACTTAAACGACTGCTAAGGGGAAAAGGAAAACTAGATTTAGGCAGGATTCTAAGATTGGTCATTGTGAGAGGAGAGATGGGTCAGTCGGCTGTAGGAGGTCAACCTTCTGGTACTGGAAATCCAAACAGTAAACCTGCATCTAAAGTAAAACCACAATCTGAGTCAGTTGAAGAAAAAGAGTCTGAAGAGAATGAATCGGGAGAAGTAGACGAGAATACAGGTGGGATGGGAAATGGACCTGCTTGGGGACGTAGGGGCATGGCAGCAGGTATTGGGAATTTTATGGGTCGgggtcaaaataacagaagaaaGGGTGGATCGCGTAAAATGAAGGACAAAAAGGGTTCTAGTTTCAGTGGGAGATTAAGGAGTATATTTGCTAATTTCGGGTCTAGAATAAGTTCTCTTAGACGAAGCGGTGGGCTGTTTAGTGGATTGTTTCGTCGTCAAAACCAAAACCGCAAACAGTCGTCCAACGTCTTCCGTATGAGAGGTAATGACAATGCTATTTCAGGACCAAACAGATTTGCTGTACGGAATCCAAACAAAAGCCAAAGGAAAAGGATGTTTAGTGGATTATTCAGGAACTTTTTCAACAGACGTGGTTCAGGAGAGGTTGACGATTAG
- the LOC121377306 gene encoding uncharacterized protein LOC121377306 isoform X1, with protein MRLYYSFIADSMMLRFRSLSEGPNGDPNLKVRPLITGLLILDNPLTSGFTSRTAIGNKLIASKALDAFNDWVKRQRGLPPSDHWMLFTGYNLVRGDGTDSVAGLAVLGGLCSRSAVSVVEQSNSGSLGATATHELAHSLGARHDGEDYGCYDDDNYIMSRRLRNPRSERLASRPWQFSKCSVWRIKRFLRRVTCTLKDTFHKSVIRTPPGVHPGQIYKADVQCRMVLRDESYYGRYIQYRKGLDSMCRAMYCFVPGTTSTYRSIFPFEKTSCGDGKWCEKGRCVHSLYAPRTAENCPQGDDPNSDCSKDVCRYIRSKSAMASTCCSTCGIGPVLDAERKLGINLSNTGSPSLPWQGNNQRKSSKTELPNQPQQGNVQIATSTVTLPTPSTVDPVKKTMSPSNHPGPVLDLQTNSSADGVSLNSGKRMWDNLDRTWNSLFGTHDSDHVGKSTSHPSMVSTVKPPTSSRTSFWDTFFSDFGIPFIRSSRTDSSNPRRNPSENLGLGRRGGVFSDLGSGRRRIVISIPRSSGVSTSDILNKLLREFGSGFRSTRRWRVPGSSLDVTVGSPRTASSRRFGSRRRILRPSSSMRNGGKIFRLIQRTTSSSGSQAMNLRRSSQSTTIRRRSRIQNRPKRMWLIKTN; from the exons ATGCGgctgtattacagttttattgcAGACTCG atgaTGTTACGATTTCGAAGTTTATCCGAGGGACCAAACGGCGATCCTAATCTCAAAGTCCGACCTTTGATCACAGGACTGCTGATACTCGAT AATCCACTAACGTCCGGATTTACGTCGAGGACTGCCATTGGTAACAAACTGATCGCCTCAAAAGCTCTTGACGCCTTCAATGATTGGGTGAAGCGGCAGAGAGGACTGCCACCTAGTGACCACTGGATGCTATTCACAGG GTACAATTTGGTTCGAGGTGACGGCACTGACAGCGTGGCAG gtctggctGTGCTAGGAGGATTGTGCTCGAGATCGGCTGTTTCCGTCGTCGAACAGAGTAACTCGGGAAGTCTCGGAGCTACGGCTACGCACGAACTCGCTCATAG TCTAGGCGCCCGGCACGATGGGGAGGATTACGGTTGCTATGACGACGATAACTACATCATGTCGCGGAGGTTGAGGAACCCTCGATCTGAGAGGTTAGCTTCCAGACCGTGGCAGTTCTCCAAATGTTCAGTCTGGCGTATAAAGCGTTTCCTTAGAAG aGTGACGTGCACTTTAAAAGACACATTTCATAAGTCTGTAATTCGCACGCCCCCTGGTGTGCATCCTGGACAAATCTACAAGGCGGATGTCCAGTGCAGAATGGTTTTAAGAGATGAATCATACTATGGTCGG TACATTCAATACCGGAAAGGTTTGGACTCGATGTGTAGAGCGATGTACTGTTTTGTTCCTGGGACGACCTCCACCTACAGGTCAATATTCCCCTTCGAGAAGACAAGTTGTGGAGACGGAAAG TGGTGTGAAAAGGGCCGTTGTGTTCACTCCCTATATGCCCCAAGGACTGCAG AGAACTGTCCTCAAGGAGACGATCCCAATTCAGACTGCTCGAAGGACGTGTGCAGATACATACGGTCCAAATCTGCAATGGCGTCAACCTGCTGCAGTACTTGCGGAATAGGTCCAGTGCTAGACGCAGAACGAAAGCTAGGAATAAATCTCTCAAATACAGGGAGTCCAAGTCTGCCTTGGCAAGGAAACAATCAAAGGAAATCATCCAAAACCGAACTTCCCAATCAACCCCAACAGGGAAACGTTCAAATAGCTACCTCTACAGTAACCTTACCTACGCCATCAACAGTAGATCCAGTTAAGAAAACAATGAGTCCCAGCAATCATCCAGGACCAGTTTTAGATCTGCAGACAAACTCGTCAGCTGACGGCGTGTCCCTGAATTCTGGGAAACGAATGTGGGATAATCTTGATAGGACGTGGAATTCTCTGTTCGGGACACATGATTCTGATCACGTCGGGAAGTCCACTTCACATCCATCTATGGTGTCCACTGTAAAGCCACCTACCTCATCGAGAACTAGTTTTTGGGACACTTTTTTCTCTGACTTTGGTATACCTTTCATCCGTAGCAGCCGAACAGATTCATCAAATCCAAGACGGAACCCTAGTGAAAATTTAGGACTGGGTAGACGGGGTGGAGTGTTTTCTGATCTAGGTTCAGGGCGCAGAAGAATTGTTATCTCCATACCAAGATCTTCTGGTGTTTCTACATCCGATATCCTGAATAAACTTCTACGCGAATTTGGTTCTGGTTTTCGGTCTACCAGACGTTGGAGAGTGCCAGGCTCGTCGTTGGATGTGACAGTTGGGTCTCCTCGCACAGCGTCTAGCAGACGATTCGGATCTCGCAGACGGATACTGAGGCCCTCCTCCTCCATGAGAAATGGTGGTAAGATTTTCAGACTAATTCAGAGGACGACATCTTCAAGTGGAAGTCAGGCCATGAATTTACGACGATCGTCGCAGAGTACAACTATAAGGAGGAGGTCACGGATTCAGAACAGACCGAAGAGGATGTGGTTGATAAAGACTAACTAG